A DNA window from Solanum lycopersicum chromosome 3, SLM_r2.1 contains the following coding sequences:
- the LOC101248647 gene encoding serine protease inhibitor 5, with translation MANYLFLFTLYLLPFITFSSTFTSQNLIDLPSATNKLVLDTNGNALDPGASYHIVSIGRGAAGGDVYLGPSPNSSAPCPNGVFRYNSDVGRPIGTPVRFIIKSDHSIFENQDVNIQFDIATSRLCVIYANWKIGDYDVSLGARLLETGGTLGEGDSSWFKIVKASESSYNLLYCPGPFVCPSCPVDECQAVGWVRQDGKRRLCLVKDQPFGVNFKKV, from the coding sequence ATGGCAAATTATTTATTCCTCTTCACTCTATATTTACTTCCCTTTATTACCTTCTCATCAACTTTTACTTCCCAAAATCTCATCGATTTACCTAGTGCTACTAATAAATTAGTACTAGACACCAACGGTAACGCACTCGATCCTGGTGCAAGTTACCACATCGTTTCGATTGGTCGTGGTGCCGCGGGTGGTGACGTGTACCTAGGTCCCTCCCCGAATTCATCCGCACCGTGCCCTAACGGTGTGTTCCGTTACAACTCCGATGTAGGACGACCCATCGGTACGCCCGTTCGATTCATTATTAAATCCGATCATAGTATTTTCGAAAATCAAGACGTAAACATTCAATTCGATATTGCAACGTCTAGACTATGTGTTATTTACGCAAATTGGAAAATCGGAGACTACGATGTATCGCTCGGAGCGCGATTATTGGAGACGGGAGGAACTTTAGGAGAGGGAGATAGTAGTTGGTTTAAAATAGTGAAAGCATCAGAATCAAGTTACAATTTGTTGTATTGTCCTGGTCCTTTTGTTTGTCCATCTTGCCCTGTTGATGAGTGTCAAGCAGTAGGTTGGGTTAGGCAAGATGGGAAGAGACGTTTGTGTCTAGTGAAAGATCAACCTTTTGGTGTTAATTTTAAGAAAGTCTAG